CCCACGAGCACGGGCATTCACGCCTCACCCCCAGCCTCCTTCGCGAGCCTCACGGCCTCGCGTACGGCCTCATCCATCCTCTGGTACACCTTGAATCCCTTCTCCTCGAGGATACGCCTACCCTCCTCCTCCATGGTGCCCACGAGCCTCGCCACCAGCGGCTTCCTCACACCAGACTCCTCATAAGCAGCGACGATACCGTGCGCCACCTCGTCCACGCGAGTAATGCCGCCGAAGACGTTCACTAGTATGACCTTGACCTTTGGGTGGCGGAGGAGGAGCGTAACAGCCCTCTTGACCTTGTCGCGGCGCGCGCCGCCGCCGATATCGAGGAAGTTCGCGGGCCTACCGCCGTAATGGTATATCATGTCGAGAGTTGCCATCGTGAGGCCAGCGCCGTTGCCAATTACACCGATGTCGCCGTCCAGCTCGACGTACGCGAGGCCGTAGAAGTGGGCTATCCTCTCCAGGCCGCGTAGCTCATACTCGCGGAGCTTCTCGAACTCCGGGTGCCTATACACCGCGTTATCGTCGACCACCATCCTGAAGTCGAGCGCCACAATCCTCCCGTCCTCGGTGATGGCCAACGGGTTGGACTCGACGAGCTCCGCGTCATACTCGATCAGCATCTTGTACATGGCTTTGGCTATCTCCTCGAACTGGCGGAGAAGCTGCCCGGATAGCCCGATGTTCTTGGCGATCTTCCTGACCTGGTAGCCCTTGAGCCCGACGAACGGGTCGATATCCAGCCTCTTGATCGCC
The Pyrolobus fumarii 1A DNA segment above includes these coding regions:
- the sucC gene encoding ADP-forming succinate--CoA ligase subunit beta gives rise to the protein MNIVEFEAKRIAREYGIPIPEGRLATRPEEVIDAIHHLGLPVVIKAQVPVAGRGKAGGVKLAKSEDEAYEIALKMLGSEIKGYPVYSVLVEEAVPHKQELYLSFIVNRSNRTITMLASSEGGMEIEEIAAKKPWAIKRLDIDPFVGLKGYQVRKIAKNIGLSGQLLRQFEEIAKAMYKMLIEYDAELVESNPLAITEDGRIVALDFRMVVDDNAVYRHPEFEKLREYELRGLERIAHFYGLAYVELDGDIGVIGNGAGLTMATLDMIYHYGGRPANFLDIGGGARRDKVKRAVTLLLRHPKVKVILVNVFGGITRVDEVAHGIVAAYEESGVRKPLVARLVGTMEEEGRRILEEKGFKVYQRMDEAVREAVRLAKEAGGEA